One genomic window of Solanum dulcamara chromosome 10, daSolDulc1.2, whole genome shotgun sequence includes the following:
- the LOC129870142 gene encoding serine/threonine-protein kinase Nek6-like, with protein METQNGSSKSKIDDYQVVEQIGRGAFGTAFLVLHTTEKKKYVLKKIPLAKQTDKFKRTAHQEMDLISKLSHPYIVEYKDAWVDKGNWICIVTNYCEGGDMAKIIRKFRGALFPEEKLCKWLTQLLLVVNYLHSNRVLHRDVKLSNIFVTKDNDIRLGDFGFAKLLDGEGLASSAVRTPNYMCPELLADIPYGYKSDIWSLGCCMFEIAAHQAPFRATDMTGLINKIKRGSLSPLPIIYSSNLKQIIKSMLRKCPEHRPTTAELLRHQHLQPYLLRCRNPSSAFLPVKSPNSPKEKTKQSPRKSGSPRFIRDRPLRLREKSPVFHFDESDKPLGLKEKGPVFYFDERDNIRPRNLSDNYDTFKAKLENKRVDPTSYSAKIFVDGVDSKCWDACELAICNGGDQSNPLLQEGNTNTPNSSRFMANTHSEEQEKVSVELVQQSEEGEGENDKTKDLEALSTPSGSGEADLNELDCISAKPSRMISSRGSSTEKTQSYDEESTSSTTRPAKSDTDAELRCHASESENVGEFKEVVVDCIDSERNGSSPLKDEIEKNANMVEHAKRQALDDRVSLLKALAALAGDGHKNDWESPTHERAEALESLLEVCARLLKQEKIDELAGVLKPFGDDAVSSRETAIWLTKSLMSAQKLAKGS; from the exons ATGGAGACACAGAATGGTAGCAGCAAGTCAAAGATAGATGATTATCAAGTGGTAGAGCAAATTGGAAGAGGAGCTTTTGGAACAGCATTTCTTGTTCTTCATACTACTGAGAAGAAGAA ATATGTTCTGAAGAAGATACCTTTAGCAAAGCAGACAGACAAGTTCAAACGTACTGCACATCAAGAG ATGGATCTGATATCTAAGTTAAGCCATCCATATATCGTGGAGTACAAGGATGCTTGGGTCGACAAG gggAACTGGATATGCATCGTAACCAACTATTGTGAAGGTGGAGATAT GGCAAAGATCATAAGGAAGTTTAGAGGAGCTCTCTTCCCAGAAGAG AAACTCTGCAAATGGTTGACTCAGCTATTACTGGTGGTAAATTATCTGCACTCCAACCGTGTTCTACACAGAGACGTGAAG TTATCTAACATTTTTGTCACAAAGGACAATGACATCCGGCTAG GTGATTTTGGATTCGCAAAACTTTTAGATGGAGAAGGCCTTGCTTCCTCG GCTGTTCGTACTCCAAACTATATGTGTCCTGAGCTCCTTGCTGATATACCATATGGCTACAAATCTGACATATGGTCTCTTG GATGCTGCATGTTTGAGATTGCTGCGCACCAAGCACCATTTAGAGCTACA GACATGACAGGACTTATCAATAAAATAAAGAGAGGTTCTTTATCACCACTTCCAATTATATATTCCTCCAACTT GAAACAGATTATTAAAAGCATGCTAAGGAAATGCCCTGAACACAGACCAACA ACTGCGGAGTTGTTAAGGCATCAACATTTGCAGCCATACCTCCTTCGCTGCCGCAACCCTTCATCTGCTTTTCTTCCAGTGAAGTCTCCAAATAGCCCAAAGGAAAAAACAAAGCAATCACCTAGAAAATCTGGCAGTCCTAGATTCATAAGAGACAGACCTCTAAGGCTAAGAGAGAAGAGTCCTGTTTTTCACTTTGATGAAAGTGACAAACCTCTTGGGCTTAAAGAGAAGGGTCCTGTTTTTTACTTTGATGAAAGGGACAACATTCGGCCACGAAATTTATCAGACAACTATGACACATTTAAAGCCAAACTCgagaataagagagttgatCCCACTAGCTACTCAGCAAAGATATTTGTAGATGGTGTGGATTCTAAATGTTGGGATGCTTGTGAGCTAGCTATTTGCAATGGAGGCGATCAATCCAACCCTCTTTTGCAAGAAGGAAATACAAATACACCAAACTCGTCAAGATTCATGGCAAATACTCACTCTGAAGAGCAAGAGAAAGTTTCTGTTGAGCTTGTTCAACAATCTGAAGAAGGTGAAGGGGAGAATGACAAAACAAAAGACCTTGAGGCGTTGAGCACTCCAAGTGGCAGTGGAGAAGCAGACTTGAATGAACTAGATTGTATCTCTGCAAAGCCTAGCAGAATGATTTCGTCTAGAGGAAGCTCCACTGAGAAAACACAGTCTTATGATGAAGAAAGCACTTCATCAACTACACGACCTGCAAAATCTGATACTGATGCTGAACTAAGGTGTCATGCATCTGAAAGTGAAAATGTTGGCGAGTTTAAAGAAGTTGTTGTTGACTGCATAGATTCTGAAAGAAATGGGTCAAGCCCACTTAAAGATGAGATAGAAAAGAATGCAAATATGGTTGAACATGCTAAACGTCAAGCACTAGATGATAGGGTTTCACTGCTTAAGGCACTAGCTGCCTTAGCTGGTGATGGGCACAAAAATGACTGGGAAAGTCCGACTCATGAAAGAGCTGAAGCTCTGGAATCCCTTTTAGAGGTTTGTGCACGACTACTCAAGCAGGAAAAAATTGATGAGCTTGCTGGTGTGCTGAAACCATTTGGCGATGATGCAGTTTCATCCAGAGAAACGGCAATATGGTTGACTAAAAGCCTCATGAGTGCACAAAAATTGGCCAAGGGATCGTGA